A single genomic interval of Sulfuricurvum sp. IAE1 harbors:
- a CDS encoding restriction endonuclease subunit S, which produces MQTWKWKAEYIQPLSYALKRKNIEVHTRDVPLVTIRFGGAMEIRESNSEDIKGKLYLAESGNIVYSKIDVRNGAIGIVPQSIEKAAFTSEFPIYEINPDVAVSEYIALVFQSEIFKKHINAIVSGASGRKRVQPDQLEALEIPIPPFNIQEVIVKRWRESQDRIESAKRAMDDLIREVDELLWRIYGEHAQRDILSARSFALGFGELGSWDLKSSRAAAFAITCPSFREMGEFVEEATELVRPYEDPEKLWPLYGVNNKEGVFLSAMQEGKEFNASYKKVKEGWFFHNPTRCNVGSLGIVPAVPEDAVTSPEYQVWKLRENSELLAGYTALMIRTSFFLALVQFNRVGAVKERMYVDNLKAIRIPVLPLEQQHDFVRRRDEALRMLEQTATIEAEAKAAVEKMIIGG; this is translated from the coding sequence ATGCAAACATGGAAATGGAAAGCAGAATATATTCAACCTCTTTCATATGCTTTGAAACGTAAAAATATTGAAGTTCATACAAGAGATGTCCCATTGGTTACGATTCGATTTGGTGGCGCAATGGAAATTAGGGAGAGTAATTCTGAGGACATAAAAGGAAAATTATACTTAGCCGAATCAGGGAATATTGTTTATTCAAAAATTGATGTTCGCAATGGCGCTATTGGAATCGTTCCGCAATCAATCGAAAAAGCCGCTTTTACGAGTGAATTTCCTATTTATGAAATTAATCCTGATGTCGCAGTTTCAGAATACATTGCGCTTGTATTTCAATCTGAAATTTTTAAAAAACATATTAACGCTATTGTAAGTGGTGCAAGCGGACGTAAAAGGGTTCAGCCGGATCAATTAGAGGCACTTGAGATTCCAATTCCTCCTTTCAATATACAGGAAGTTATTGTCAAACGATGGCGTGAATCGCAAGACCGTATTGAATCGGCAAAACGGGCGATGGACGATTTGATTCGAGAAGTCGATGAACTATTATGGCGCATTTATGGAGAACACGCACAGCGGGACATTCTCTCGGCCCGTTCGTTTGCTCTTGGATTCGGAGAACTCGGTTCGTGGGATCTCAAATCATCACGTGCGGCGGCATTCGCCATCACATGCCCCTCGTTTAGAGAGATGGGAGAATTTGTCGAGGAAGCAACCGAACTGGTCCGCCCGTATGAAGATCCCGAAAAATTATGGCCGCTTTACGGTGTGAATAATAAAGAGGGGGTTTTCTTAAGCGCGATGCAGGAGGGAAAAGAGTTCAACGCCTCTTATAAAAAAGTCAAAGAGGGATGGTTTTTTCACAATCCTACTCGATGCAACGTCGGTTCGCTCGGGATCGTTCCTGCTGTACCAGAGGATGCCGTTACTAGTCCGGAGTATCAGGTATGGAAACTCAGGGAAAATTCTGAACTTTTAGCGGGGTACACTGCGCTCATGATTCGAACGAGTTTTTTTCTCGCACTTGTACAGTTTAATCGGGTAGGTGCGGTCAAAGAACGGATGTATGTCGACAATCTCAAAGCGATCCGCATCCCGGTTTTACCGTTGGAACAGCAACACGATTTTGTTCGCCGCCGTGATGAAGCACTACGGATGTTGGAACAGACAGCGACAATCGAAGCTGAGGCAAAAGCGGCTGTCGAAAAGATGATTATCGGGGGATGA
- a CDS encoding RNA-binding domain-containing protein — MSNNLIDLIALGENKTLEFKESLPRNESIAKTVIAFSNTSGGRLIIGVNDSREIVGINEDNLFELQDKIASIVSDHCAPTILPEIYTLYVEGKLLLVIEVFRGNLLPYYLKHHGRDTGVYVRLGATNRQASSEMIQEMERQRLHQSFDEQIAWETPLSDLDLAPIEEAFSGAGKPLDTAKLYSLKLIKHEQGEDHPTHGLLILLGKYEHVEIKCARFKGTNMAVFLDKKEYTGDLFSQLAQTELFIKNHLHLKAEILGLQRTETYEIPIPAIREALVNAVVHRDYSNFGRDIKVGIYDDALNIVSPGGFPNGVTLDEVLAGRSEIRNKVIARVFKELGYIEQWGSGLGRIRELCQEMNSPIPIISETGDFIDYLFMRPDEQPTQTAIETHPDSGSIGGSIGGSIGGSILLSERQKAILQCLKDDPNLSYRTLAQRLDINDSALKKHINKLKEIGLLERVGGTRGHWQVNG; from the coding sequence ATGTCCAACAACCTGATCGACTTAATAGCACTGGGTGAAAACAAAACGCTGGAGTTCAAAGAATCGCTCCCCAGAAACGAGAGTATCGCCAAAACGGTAATCGCATTTTCCAACACAAGCGGCGGACGGCTCATCATCGGCGTCAATGACAGCCGCGAAATCGTTGGAATAAATGAGGACAATCTTTTCGAACTGCAAGACAAAATTGCTTCTATCGTATCGGATCATTGCGCCCCGACTATTCTGCCGGAAATTTATACCCTCTATGTTGAAGGAAAACTCCTTTTGGTGATTGAGGTTTTTCGAGGAAATCTGCTCCCTTACTATCTGAAACATCATGGACGCGATACGGGTGTTTATGTCCGACTGGGAGCGACCAATCGTCAGGCAAGCAGCGAAATGATTCAGGAGATGGAACGCCAAAGATTGCATCAGAGTTTTGATGAGCAAATAGCCTGGGAAACACCTCTGTCCGATTTGGACTTGGCTCCGATAGAAGAAGCTTTTTCTGGTGCGGGCAAGCCGTTGGACACGGCTAAACTTTATAGCCTCAAGCTCATTAAGCACGAACAGGGCGAAGACCATCCTACTCACGGACTCCTCATTTTATTGGGAAAATATGAGCATGTCGAGATCAAATGCGCCCGCTTCAAAGGCACCAATATGGCGGTGTTTTTGGATAAAAAAGAGTACACCGGAGACTTATTTAGCCAACTTGCGCAAACCGAGCTTTTTATCAAAAATCATCTGCATCTAAAAGCTGAAATTTTGGGCCTGCAACGGACTGAAACCTACGAAATCCCCATCCCTGCCATTCGGGAAGCTCTGGTAAATGCGGTCGTGCACAGAGATTACAGCAACTTCGGGCGCGATATCAAGGTTGGCATTTACGACGATGCTCTCAACATTGTTTCTCCAGGTGGTTTTCCCAATGGCGTAACACTGGATGAAGTGCTTGCCGGTCGTTCGGAAATACGCAACAAAGTCATTGCTCGGGTATTTAAAGAATTGGGCTATATCGAACAATGGGGAAGCGGTTTAGGACGGATCCGGGAATTGTGCCAGGAGATGAATTCCCCCATACCTATCATCTCTGAAACCGGAGATTTTATCGATTATTTGTTTATGCGCCCCGATGAGCAACCCACCCAAACTGCTATTGAGACACATCCAGACAGTGGCTCAATAGGTGGCTCAATAGGTGGCTCAATAGGTGGCTCAATTCTCCTGAGTGAACGACAAAAAGCAATTTTGCAGTGCTTAAAGGACGACCCTAATTTATCGTATCGGACATTGGCACAACGACTCGATATTAATGACTCAGCATTGAAAAAACATATCAACAAACTCAAAGAGATAGGGCTACTTGAACGTGTCGGTGGTACTCGTGGCCATTGGCAGGTGAATGGGTGA